Proteins encoded by one window of Lathyrus oleraceus cultivar Zhongwan6 chromosome 1, CAAS_Psat_ZW6_1.0, whole genome shotgun sequence:
- the LOC127120805 gene encoding amino acid transporter AVT6B, whose amino-acid sequence MTIGNLASENKKTRKKREIVEENAPLIPKSQESNSEFHEFNGASFSGAVFNLATTTIGAGIMGLPACVKKLGMVPGLIAIILTALLTEKSLEFMIRFSRAGNLSAYGSLMGDSFGRYGKALLEICVVIHNTGALIVYMIIIGDVISGTTSNGIHHSGILEGWFGVYWWTGRTFVLVFTTLAIFAPLVSLKRIDSLRYTSALSIGLAVVFLVIAVGISIIKIISGGIGMPRLFPVITDAASVFDLFTVVPVLVTAYICHYNVHNIDNELEDSSWMHGVVRTSLTLCSSVYLLTSFSAFLLFGDETLDDVLANFDTNLGIPLGSVLNDAVRFSYAAHLVLVFPVVFYGLRVNVDGLIFTSSKRPLVIDNFRFASITISLVGIIFMGANFIPSIWDIFQFTGATAAVCLGFIFPAAVTLRDRYNIATKSDKILSVFMIFLAVLSNAVAIYSDAYALINKNKNV is encoded by the exons ATGACGATTGGGAATCTTGCTTCTGAGAATAAGAAAACAAGGAAGAAGAGGGAAATTGTTGAGGAGAATGCGCCTTTGATACCTAAGTCTCAAGAATCGAATTCCGAATTTCATGAATTTAATGGAGCTTCATTTTCCGGGGCTGTTTTCAATTTGGCTACCACAACTATTGGTGCTGGAATCATGGGTTTGCCTGCTTGTGTTAAGAAATTGGGAATGGTGCCTGGTCTTATTGCTATAATCCTAACAGCATTGTTGACAGAGAAGTCACTTGAGTTCATGATTAGGTTTTCAAGGGCAGGGAATCTTTCTGCCTATGGAAGTCTTATGGGGGATTCCTTTGGGAGATATGGAAAAGCTTTGTTGGAGATATGTGTTGTAATCCATAACACTGGTGCTTTGATTGTCTACATGATTATCATCG GCGATGTGATTTCTGGAACAACTTCAAATGGAATTCACCATTCTGGTATCCTTGAAGGATGGTTTGGTGTCTACTGGTGGACTGGGCGTACATTTGTTCTTGTTTTTACAACACTTGCTATATTTGCACCTTTGGTTAGTCTTAAGCGAATTG ATTCATTGAGATACACATCTGCATTGTCAATTGGGTTAGCTGTTGTTTTCCTTGTCATTGCTGTGGGGATCTCAATTATCAAGATTATTAGTGGTGGCATTGGAATGCCCAGACTCTTCCCGGTCATTACTGACGCAGCTTCAGTTTTTGATCTATTCACTGTAGTTCCTGTGCTGGTGACCGCATACATCTGTCACTACAATG TTCACAACATAGATAATGAACTGGAAGATTCCTCCTGGATGCACGGGGTTGTGCGTACTTCCCTTACTCTATGCTCTTCAGTGTACTTACTGACAAGCTTCTCTGCGTTCCTTCTATTTGGTGATGAAACTCTTGATGACGTGCTTGCCAATTTTGATACTAATCTTGGAATTCCTTTGGGTTCGGTGCTCAATGACGCTGTTCGTTTTAGCTATGCTGCACATCTTGTTCTTGTATTTCCTGTAGTTTTCTATGGATTAAGGGTCAATGTAGATGGTCTGATATTTACCTCATCGAAAAGGCCTTTGGTTATTGATAACTTCAGATTTGCATCAATTACGATTTCCCTCGTTGGCATTATCTTCATGGGAGCAAACTTCATACCTAGCATTTGGGATATTTTCCAGTTCACTGGAGCAACTGCTGCTGTTTGTTTAGGATTCATATTTCCAGCTGCAGTCACTCTGAG GGATCGCTACAACATAGCAACTAAAAGCGACAAAATACTATCTGTTTTTATGATATTCCTGGCAGTCTTGTCAAATGCTGTTGCTATATACAGTGATGCCTATGCTTTGATCAACAAGAACAAAAAT GTCTGA